A DNA window from Rhipicephalus sanguineus isolate Rsan-2018 chromosome 8, BIME_Rsan_1.4, whole genome shotgun sequence contains the following coding sequences:
- the LOC125759652 gene encoding neurofilament heavy polypeptide-like, with protein sequence MSTEGKSSSKKGHDSQMEPQKKTVEKEEDSRLGTSKSRTTSSGVTSAEVHDPPKVEISRAKSPAKKSAPGPSRAKSPAKKERARTKPRQVACQKERARTKPRQVAEGASPSNIAARTGDWADVHKDMAPVPTDPDTGLPVHEPKYPIFENRGEKYEVLPRDVLEQEGIRTEAPLASVEDLTSPAS encoded by the exons ATGTCCACCGAAGGCAAGTCTTCGTCGAAGAAGGGACACGACTCACAGATGGAACCTCAAAAGAAGACCGTGGAGAAGGAGGAGGACAGCAGACTTGGCACGAGTAAGTCCCGAACTACATCGTCCGGCGTGACGTCCGCAGAGGTTCACGACCCCCCGAAAGTGGAGATAAGCCGCGCCAAGTCGCCTGCCAAAAAGAGCGCGCCCGGACCAAGCCGCGCCAAGTCGCCTGCCAAAAAAGAGCGCGCCCGGACCAAGCCACGCCAAGTCGCCTGCCAAAAAGAGCGCGCCCGGACCAAGCCACGCCAAGTCGCCG AGGGGGCGTCTCCCTCGAACATCGCCGCCCGAACGGGTGACTGGGCCGACGTGCATAAGGACATGGCTCCTGTGCCAACCGATCCCGACACCGGACTCCCCGTGCATGAGCCCAAGTACCCGATCTTCGAGAACCGCGGTGAGAAATACGAGGTGTTGCCACGCGATGTGCTCGAGCAGGAGGGCATACGCACCGAGGCCCCGCTGGCCTCGGTGGAAGACCTCACCAGTCCGGCGAGCTGA